In one window of Opitutus sp. GAS368 DNA:
- a CDS encoding dihydrofolate reductase: MPKPLNLIVACAENRVMGRAGRLPFHIPEDKAWFHAKTAGQTVVLGRIGFASWSKALADGRQPVVITRDQSLASDRVRLAGTVAEALAIAQTLPGEIMICGGQRIYEETLPIADRLLLTLVHAEVPGDTWFPEWRHLPWRESWRKESRDANYRYTFSVLERVP, from the coding sequence ATGCCCAAGCCGCTCAACCTGATTGTCGCCTGCGCCGAAAACCGCGTCATGGGCCGCGCCGGCCGGCTGCCCTTCCATATCCCGGAGGACAAGGCCTGGTTCCACGCCAAGACCGCCGGCCAGACCGTCGTGCTCGGCCGGATCGGTTTCGCGAGCTGGTCCAAAGCGCTCGCCGATGGCCGCCAGCCCGTGGTGATCACCCGCGACCAATCGCTGGCGTCGGATCGCGTGCGCCTCGCCGGCACTGTCGCCGAGGCCTTGGCCATCGCGCAGACCCTGCCCGGCGAAATCATGATCTGCGGCGGCCAACGGATTTATGAGGAGACGCTGCCAATCGCCGACCGTCTCCTGCTGACGCTCGTGCATGCCGAGGTTCCGGGCGACACCTGGTTCCCCGAATGGCGGCACCTGCCCTGGCGCGAGTCGTGGCGGAAGGAAAGCCGCGACGCGAACTACCGGTATACCTTCAGCGTGCTGGAGCGCGTTCCCTAA
- a CDS encoding DUF885 domain-containing protein, protein MRSKLRFLAAALGFGAAFFVSVRADDFVARYEAVVATKGKTPEAARLHELFKVDWAITLEVSPELATYLGVPGYDMKWTDLSPAAIAARRQLPGEELRVLATIDRAQLTPADQVNFDLFKRQAAEALEGNRFPTEYYQVTQLGGIQQDAAQLFSMMPNQTSGQLENQLARLQALPAEVDQVIALLEEGLKHGFTPPQITLRDVPEQVHAQIPEEAFKSPLLAGFNDLPPTVPGEAGTRLRAAAAKSYAEQVRPAFQRLEQFITTKYLPGARQTIAASALPDGAAYYAWRIKTQTSTDLTAQKIHEIGLAEVKRIRAEMEKIKDQTGFKGTMPEFFTYLQTDPKFFFTNKEDLMRAYRDIAKRADPQLAKLFKTLPRLPYGVIEVPAYAEKSQTTAYYNGGAPETGRPGYFYANTYALNTRPKWEMQPLTLHEAVPGHHLQISLAQEMGDLPDFRKYGGYTAFVEGWGLYSESLGEEMGFYTDPYDKFGQLTFEIWRAIRLVTDTGMHALGWSRQQAIDYFKANSSKSEHDIVVEIDRYIVWPGQALAYKLGELKIKELRAYATQELGKKFDVRLFHDEVLKNGAVPLSVLDEHIKDWVAKQKL, encoded by the coding sequence ATGCGTAGCAAACTTCGTTTTCTGGCGGCGGCTCTCGGTTTCGGGGCCGCTTTTTTTGTGTCGGTGCGAGCCGATGACTTTGTCGCGCGTTACGAGGCCGTCGTCGCGACCAAAGGCAAAACCCCCGAGGCGGCCCGGTTGCACGAGCTCTTCAAGGTCGACTGGGCCATCACCCTGGAGGTCTCCCCCGAGCTGGCGACCTACCTGGGCGTCCCCGGTTACGACATGAAATGGACGGACCTCTCGCCCGCCGCCATCGCCGCCCGCCGCCAGTTGCCCGGCGAGGAACTGCGGGTGCTCGCGACCATCGATCGCGCGCAGCTGACGCCGGCGGACCAGGTCAACTTCGACCTGTTCAAACGCCAGGCGGCGGAGGCGCTCGAGGGCAATCGCTTCCCCACGGAGTATTACCAAGTCACCCAACTCGGCGGCATCCAGCAGGACGCCGCGCAGCTTTTCAGCATGATGCCCAACCAGACCTCCGGGCAGCTGGAGAACCAGCTGGCGCGGTTGCAGGCGCTGCCGGCCGAGGTGGACCAGGTCATCGCGCTGCTGGAAGAGGGCCTGAAGCACGGCTTCACGCCGCCGCAGATCACGCTGCGGGATGTGCCGGAGCAGGTGCACGCCCAGATTCCCGAGGAGGCGTTCAAGAGTCCGCTGCTGGCCGGCTTCAACGACCTGCCGCCGACCGTGCCGGGCGAGGCGGGCACCCGGCTGCGCGCCGCGGCGGCCAAGAGCTACGCCGAGCAGGTGCGGCCGGCGTTCCAGCGGCTGGAACAGTTCATCACCACGAAATATCTGCCGGGCGCGCGCCAGACCATCGCCGCGTCCGCATTGCCGGATGGAGCGGCCTATTATGCGTGGCGCATCAAGACGCAGACCTCGACCGACCTGACCGCGCAAAAAATCCACGAGATCGGCCTCGCGGAGGTGAAGCGGATCCGGGCGGAGATGGAAAAGATCAAGGACCAGACCGGCTTCAAGGGCACGATGCCGGAGTTTTTCACCTACCTGCAGACCGACCCGAAATTCTTTTTCACCAACAAGGAGGACTTGATGCGCGCCTATCGCGACATCGCGAAGCGCGCCGACCCCCAGCTGGCCAAGCTGTTCAAGACCCTGCCGCGCCTGCCCTATGGTGTGATCGAGGTGCCGGCCTATGCCGAGAAGTCGCAGACCACCGCTTACTACAACGGCGGAGCGCCGGAGACGGGCCGGCCCGGTTATTTCTATGCCAACACCTACGCCCTGAACACGCGGCCGAAATGGGAAATGCAGCCGCTGACCCTGCATGAGGCCGTGCCCGGCCACCACCTGCAGATCTCGCTCGCCCAGGAGATGGGCGACCTGCCGGACTTCCGGAAATACGGCGGTTACACGGCGTTCGTCGAGGGGTGGGGGCTTTATTCCGAGAGCCTCGGCGAGGAGATGGGTTTCTACACCGATCCCTACGACAAGTTCGGCCAGCTGACCTTCGAGATCTGGCGCGCGATCCGGCTCGTGACCGACACCGGCATGCATGCGCTCGGCTGGTCGCGCCAGCAGGCCATCGATTACTTCAAGGCCAACTCCAGCAAGTCGGAGCACGACATTGTCGTCGAAATCGACCGCTACATCGTGTGGCCCGGCCAGGCACTGGCCTACAAGCTTGGGGAGCTGAAAATCAAGGAACTGCGCGCCTACGCCACGCAGGAACTGGGCAAGAAGTTCGATGTGCGCCTCTTTCATGACGAGGTGCTGAAGAACGGCGCGGTTCCCCTAAGTGTGCTGGACGAGCACATTAAGGATTGGGTGGCCAAGCAAAAACTGTAG
- a CDS encoding gamma carbonic anhydrase family protein, with amino-acid sequence MDLKQRLARHLGKKPDTARAAFVAANATVLGDVSLGAHSSVWYGCVLRGDINSIEIGEGTNIQDLTMVHLADDHGVKVGRYCTIGHSAIIHACEVGDECLIGMGATIMDGAKIGDHCIVGANSLVTQRFVAPPGSMILGSPAKVVRPLAGPELLGLRGWAEKYIEVAKAHAALRA; translated from the coding sequence ATGGATCTCAAGCAGCGGCTGGCGCGGCATCTCGGCAAGAAACCCGACACGGCGCGGGCCGCCTTTGTCGCGGCGAACGCGACGGTGCTCGGCGACGTGAGTCTTGGAGCCCACAGCAGCGTGTGGTATGGCTGCGTGCTGCGCGGTGACATCAACTCGATCGAGATCGGGGAGGGCACCAATATCCAAGACCTGACGATGGTCCACCTGGCGGACGACCATGGCGTCAAGGTCGGCCGTTACTGCACCATCGGCCACAGCGCCATCATTCATGCTTGCGAGGTCGGCGACGAGTGCCTGATCGGCATGGGGGCCACCATCATGGACGGCGCGAAGATCGGCGATCACTGCATCGTCGGGGCGAACTCGCTGGTGACGCAGCGTTTTGTCGCGCCGCCGGGATCAATGATTCTTGGTTCACCGGCCAAGGTGGTCCGTCCGCTGGCCGGGCCGGAGCTGCTGGGGCTGCGTGGCTGGGCGGAGAAATATATTGAGGTCGCCAAAGCCCACGCCGCTCTGCGAGCTTAG
- a CDS encoding serine hydrolase domain-containing protein — translation MGQFLPGLSLAVFSAAGAVQAAIPANLDETLQKWLEQRPGGIVIAYVNADGVTFYNAGKLDDAAGVSAITPDTQFEIGSITKVFTAVLLADAVQAGKVLLEAPVGPPFAPSRVTYLQLATHTAGLPLTYADKIGYDLPNPYAGETLTSLLELFASVAPTAKPGPGLFNSNLSFAVLGQALASAWGKSYADLLKERVLRPLELNDTVISWREAGAARLAPGHNKAGMIVHWDLNAYAPALAMVSTSRDLAKFVQACLGLRTTPLQAVLAETLRPRVSGYVPTRQIGLAWQIERRDDSTLIWHNGATGGYRSFVALNPARKTGIVILANQSHSLESLGFNLLAGQMPPPNASTVPVEKRPE, via the coding sequence ATGGGCCAATTTCTCCCCGGTTTGTCTCTCGCCGTTTTCAGCGCGGCCGGGGCGGTGCAAGCCGCCATACCGGCCAACCTTGATGAGACGCTCCAAAAATGGCTGGAGCAGCGACCGGGCGGCATTGTGATTGCCTATGTGAATGCCGACGGCGTCACCTTTTATAACGCCGGTAAATTGGACGACGCGGCCGGAGTTTCCGCGATCACGCCCGATACGCAGTTCGAGATCGGCTCAATCACCAAGGTATTCACGGCCGTGCTGCTCGCCGATGCGGTTCAGGCGGGCAAGGTGTTGTTGGAGGCGCCGGTCGGACCGCCCTTCGCCCCCAGTCGGGTTACTTATCTGCAGCTTGCCACCCACACCGCGGGACTGCCGCTCACGTATGCGGACAAAATCGGTTACGATTTGCCCAATCCCTATGCGGGGGAGACACTGACGTCGCTGCTGGAATTATTTGCGTCGGTTGCGCCGACGGCGAAACCGGGCCCGGGGCTGTTCAATTCGAATCTCAGTTTTGCGGTCCTTGGCCAGGCCCTGGCCAGCGCCTGGGGGAAGTCGTATGCCGACTTGCTGAAGGAACGGGTGTTGAGGCCGCTGGAACTCAATGACACGGTTATTTCCTGGCGCGAAGCCGGCGCCGCCCGCCTGGCGCCGGGCCATAACAAGGCCGGGATGATCGTGCACTGGGATCTGAACGCTTACGCTCCCGCCCTGGCGATGGTTTCAACCAGTCGGGACCTGGCGAAATTCGTGCAAGCCTGCCTCGGGCTGAGAACCACGCCCTTGCAGGCGGTGCTGGCGGAAACATTGCGTCCGCGGGTGTCAGGTTATGTTCCCACGCGGCAGATTGGTCTCGCCTGGCAGATTGAACGGCGCGACGACTCCACGCTGATCTGGCATAATGGGGCCACGGGCGGCTACCGGAGCTTTGTTGCGCTCAATCCAGCCAGGAAGACCGGCATAGTGATTCTCGCGAATCAATCCCACAGCCTGGAATCGCTGGGTTTCAACCTGCTGGCGGGGCAGATGCCACCGCCCAACGCCTCCACCGTCCCCGTGGAGAAGCGGCCCGAGTGA